Proteins encoded in a region of the Vicia villosa cultivar HV-30 ecotype Madison, WI linkage group LG5, Vvil1.0, whole genome shotgun sequence genome:
- the LOC131607242 gene encoding transcription factor TCP10-like, producing the protein MRNTRGEIVQVEGGHIVRSSGKKDRHSKVYTSKGPRDRRVRLSAHTAIEFYDVQDRLGYDRPSRAVDWLIRKAKPSIDKLAELSSWQPIGETQTLNPQEEEQNVAALSTDMVMGESSNAYNFHLLSQLSEDQGNPSSGFISPHNVEITDPIPFFPTTSSNSSSINFQNYPSENLGLSLHSFQDHNGFIPWQSQQPCENQNQNQNHDQTLFDNNQYHENWNNETTNDYIQKVGFMVNSNPFLGQDSDYTPNETLESNFSQSVRSWNEIPMDSSSEVHQRSQQVHHQASIFGSRFVSDGLPGFCILDTVQDGEEGHGVSSNKPSSVSPNNN; encoded by the coding sequence ATGAGGAACACCAGAGGAGAGATAGTTCAAGTTGAAGGAGGACACATAGTTCGATCCTCCGGTAAGAAAGATCGTCACAGCAAGGTTTACACATCGAAAGGACCTCGCGATCGCAGGGTTCGTCTCTCAGCACACACTGCCATTGAATTCTACGATGTTCAAGATCGTCTTGGCTATGACAGACCAAGTAGAGCAGTGGACTGGCTCATCAGAAAAGCAAAACCTTCCATTGACAAGCTCGCCGAGCTTTCTTCGTGGCAACCGATCGGCGAAACTCAAACCCTAAACCCTCAAGAGGAAGAACAAAATGTTGCTGCACTCTCAACTGACATGGTTATGGGAGAATCATCAAATGCTTACAATTTTCATCTCTTAAGTCAATTGAGTGAGGATCAAGGTAACCCTAGTTCAGGTTTCATTTCACCGCATAACGTTGAAATTACTGATCCTATACCTTTCTTTCCAACTACCTCTTCTAATTCTTCATCCATCAATTTTCAGAACTACCCTTCTGAAAACCTTGGGCTCTCTCTTCATTCCTTCCAAGATCACAATGGTTTCATTCCTTGGCAATCACAACAACCATGtgaaaaccaaaaccaaaaccaaaaccatgACCAAACACTTTTTGATAATAACCAGTATCATGAAAATTGGAACAATGAAACAACTAATGATTATATACAGAAAGTAGGGTTCATGGTAAACTCAAATCCATTTCTAGGACAAGATTCAGATTACACTCCGAACGAGACACTTGAGTCGAATTTTTCGCAGTCAGTTCGATCTTGGAATGAAATTCCTATGGATTCTTCTTCGGAGGTTCATCAGAGATCACAACAAGTTCATCATCAAGCTTCAATCTTTGGAAGCAGGTTTGTTTCTGATGGATTACCAGGTTTCTGCATTCTTGATACAGTTCAAGATGGAGAAGAGGGTCATGGAGTTTCTTCTAATAAGCCTTCTTCTGTTTCCCCTAACAATAACTGA